The genome window GAACCGCCTGGAACTAAATCTGCATTATCATCATTTGCTTTCCAAGGGCTAATTACATTTCCAAAACAACTAGTGATATTTGCCGAACCCATCGCAAATTCATCCATATTGGTTTTGCCGAGCATCACACCGCCCTTATCAAAAATATTTTGTGTAACGCTTGATTCATAATTAGGTATAAAATTTTTCAGTATATTAGAACACGCTGTAGTTCTAATTCCTTTCGTACAGAAAAGATCTTTAGCGGCAAATGGTATACCCTCAAGTGTTCGCGGCTGATTTTGAGCATAATTTTGATCGGCTGCTTCAGCTTGTTTTAAAGCTAAATCAAAAGTTTCAGTAACATAAGCATTTAGGTTTTTATGTTTCTCTATTTGTTTAATATATGCCTTAACTAATTCCTTACTTGTAAAATCTTTATTTTTTAGACCTTTTACACTGTCTGCTACTGTTAATTTGTTTAGTTCCGTCATAATTATTCAACAACCTTTGGAGTGATAAAATATTTTACTTCTTTAGCAAGTTGAGCACTATTTCCGCTTACATTATCAAATAATTTATTTGATAAATCAGAACTCGTAACGGCGTCCTCTCGCATTCTAGCATTCATATTAGAAACCGAAGTTAAAGGCTCTATATCTTTGCAATCTATTTCATTTAAAATATCAATCATATTCATAATAGTACTAAGCTGAGTAGAAAATTTTTCTACAGTATCTTCTTCAAATTTTAATCTAGCTAATTTTGCTATTTTCTGTGCTTCTTCTTTTGTAATCATAGTTTTATTATTTTGAGTGGTATAGTCTGATGTTATTTCCGTGAGGCATTGTTGTGGGTATCAATTCCATCTCTGTCATCCTAGCTAACTTTATCAATGTTGTTGCATGGTTCGGTTTTCAGCGTCATTGCAAGGAAATTACGTAAGTAATTGACGAAGCAATCCAATAAAAAATGTTGAATTTAGCATTTTTTATTATTTTTTCTGGATTGCCACGTCGCTTCGCTCCTCGCAATGACGATTTGGTAGACATGAAACAACGTCAGTCAAGCCATGGTATGACAATTTACATAACCTTATCAAACAGTCATTATTTCTTGTTCTTTTTGTTTTATGCTTAAGTCAACTTTACTACTATAATCATCGGTTAGTTTTTGTACTTGTTCAGATAAGTTATGATGCTCATCTTTTGCAATAATATTATCCTTTTCTAGCTTTTTAAGTTCTTCATTGCCGTCTCTTCTAATATTACGTAATGAAATTTTAGTATCCTCACCGTATTTATGAGCAAGCTTTACAAGTTCTTTACGTCTTTCTTCAGTTAAAGCCGGTATCGGTAACCTAATCAATTGACCGTCCGTTGCAGGAGTTAAACCAAGATTTGCTACCGTAATTCCTTTTTCTACCGAGGACACCATAGATTTATCCCAAACCTGCACGTTAATTGTTCGTGCATCAGGGGTGGATAGAGAAGCAACTTGTGAAAGCGGCATTTTACTCCCGTAAGCTTCCACGGTTACGCTATCAAGCAAATTAACCGAAGCTCTACCGGTACGCAAGCCTTTAAGCTCATGATCTAAAACTTTCAGAGCTTTATCCATCTTTTCTTGTAAGTTTTTCTTTAACGTTTCTGTGTCCATATTTATTCATCCATATATTTATTTTATCTGTATATTATTATTAGTACATGAACCAAGTACATTATTGCGTGGATCGGTTTTCTATTGTCATCCCGCGAGCTTGTAGCGGGATCCAGTTAAAATACTAAAATTATTAGTATTTGTTTATTATTTTTATGGACCCCGTGGTCAAGCCACGGGGTGACATAGTGGATTTTACTAGTCCACGCAACAAGGCCTCCTCGCAATGACGAAAAACCGAGTCACACTACAATATATTATTCCTCAATTGTCGTATATTCGCCTTTATCTTGTATTACTCTAGCAAAATTTCCTTGTTCTTTTATCGAAAATACTCTTATAGGTAATTTATTTTCTCTTGCAACTGCAATAGCTGCCGTATCCATGACTTGCAGGTTGTTAGTTATAACATCTTTATAGCTAATAGTGAAATATTTTTTAGCATCAGGATTTTTTTTAGGGTCGGAATCATATACGCCGTCAACCTGAGTTGCTTTTAATAAAATATCGCAATTCATTTCGATTGCACGAAGTACTGCGGCACTATCGGTTGTACAAAAAGGGTTACCCGTGCCGCCAGCAAAAATTACTACATGCTTTTTTTCCATATGTCTTTTAGCTTTGCGGCGAATATAAGGCTCACACACGCTCATCATAGGAATAGCCGATAGAACTCTTGTATAGATATTGAGGCTTTCCATAACGTTTTGCAATGTTAAAGCATTAATCACCGTTGCGAGCATACCTATATAATCCGCTGAAGCTCGGTCCATACCGACAAGTGCTGCATTGATCCCTCGATAAATATTCCCGCCTCCGACTACAATAGCGACTTCTACTCCTAAATCAATGACCTCCTTAATATTGCCGGCAATCTTTTTTATTACCTCATATTCATGTCCAAATTGCTTGTCTCCCATTAAAGCTTCCCCTGAAACTTTAAGCAAAACTTTTTTATACTTTAGAGCATTTACATCTGATATCATTTTCTACTTCAAGTTGTTTTTAATATTTGCTTAATTTTTTTAATCATTCTACCTCTTTGTAGGTCGGTAATCGATGATTTAGTGAGTGCATGTACTAATAGCATATTATTATTTATATCAAGTGTTACCGTACCAGGTGTTAATGTAATCGAGTTACTATAAATTACTTCACCGATTTCTTCTAGCCCTTCTGCGTCAATCCATTCAAAAACCGGCTCTATCTCTATCTTTCTTTGCCAAATTATTTTAATAACCGAGAAAGCTGATTTCCATATTTCTAATAATAACCAAGGAAAATATAATATAAATTTAATTTTAGTGAGCATTAACATTTCCGGTTAATTTGATATTTGAAGTAAAAGGTATTAGTAGCATTATAAATACAAATAACAGCCCTATCATATTAAATATATTATTTATTGCAATTACAAAAGCATCATTATTTAATTTGTTTGCTAATAACAAATAGGATGCTTTTTCAGGATTAAGGACTTTCCCGCTTAATAACTCAGTATAAGAATCTAGCTGTTCTAATGCCATTATAGAAGTAGACGAGATATTTTCCGATAAATATTGCATAAAGATTTTAGTATCATTAGTAAGTATAGTACTGATTACTGCAAGCCCTACTGCTCCTCCTAAATTACGGGTAAGATTATAAAGCCCGCTAGCGTTACCTACTCTTTCTTTCGGCATATTGCCAAGAGCTATATTATTAGTCGGTATAAAACAAAACATTAATGAAAGCCCTCTAACAAATTGAGGAAGCACAAATGCAGCGAATTTAGAATCAGGCGTTAGAAAACTATTCAAATGACATCCGAGAGCAAACCCTCCAAGCCCTATAATAAGCATCAGGCGTAAATCTACCCCTAGCCCTAGCATCCTACCGGCAAGTGGTGCAGATAAAAATTGTGCTCCGCCCGTCACCATCATAGTAGCTCCGATTTGTAATGTATCATATCCGGCAATAGTAAAGAGAAATAGCGGTAATATATATACTGCCCCGTATAATCCGATACCCATAACGAATGAATAAAGGCAACCAAAAGTAAAGTCTTTATAAAGGAATGTTTTTAAATCTAAAATTGGATTAATAAAGGTTAGTTCTCTAATGATTAATAAAACAAAACCTAAAGCTACTGCAATACTTAAGAATAGTATTAAATTATCCTCAAGCCAACCTTTTTTGTTTCCTTCTTCTAAAACATATTGTAATAAGCCGAGCGTTAAAGCCATTAATAATATACCGAGAAAATCAAAATTTTTCAGTAATTTATAATTTGGTTTATCAAAATCCCCATATAAAAATACTACCGTGCATACGAAAATACCAGGTATGACGTTTAATAAAAACATAAAATGCCATGATAAAATCTCCGTAATATATCCACCGAGTGTAGGTCCTAAAGTAGGGGCCACAGTTACGACAAGACCGATTAAGATAGTAACGGTAGGACGTTGTGATGCAGGAAAAATTATAAAAACGGTACTAAATACCGTCGGTATCATAGCACCGCCAAAAAATCCTTGTAATGCTCTAAAGATAATCATTGATTCAATATTAGTTGCGAGCGAACATAATACGCTCATAACCGTAAATCCTAGAGCTGCAATAAAATAAGAAATTCTGGTAGAAAGTAACCTTGCTAAAAAGCCGGTAATAGGAATAATGATAACTTCAGCTATTAAGTAAGATGTTTGAACCCACGAAAGCTCATCGCTTGATGCAGCAAGACCTGCAGCTATTACGGATAATGAGCTAGCGACAATCTGAATATCAAGTACCGACATAAACATCCCGACAACCATACCAAAAAAAGCAAATAATTGCTTTTTAGAAAGAGCAGGCGGTTGTAAATTATCATTTGACATAATTAAATTATACAGTTTAAATTAAATAAAGTTAATAAGTGACATAAAAATATATGTTTAAAATAAAAAATTGTTGTACAACTTTTAATTTTTAATTAAACTATTTATTAGGATATAAGTAGACAAGACCTAATATATGGTAATCATTTTATTTATATTTAGCAAATAATAAATATGTGATTGATTTATTAAAAAATATTTACTATAATATTAACATTTATTAACTATAATTGATTTATCAATATGCAAAATCCAGTACAAAAAGTTATATCTTTTTCAGAGCATAAATCTGATATAGAACGCATAAAGAAATCAATAGAAGAAGGGTGGGCAATAGTAAAGCTAGTACCTAATAAAGACCGTTTTATTGGACTTTTAGAAAAGATTTCGCATGCTGAAGATGAAACAATCTATATTCCTCCAAGAAAAAAGATAATAGTTAACTAATTTTTTTAGTTAACTACTACTCTTGCAATTTTCTTCTCAAGCTATTGTACTTGAATCGATAGCTTGCTTTATAATAACATGGTTACTACCTTACCTATAAAGTCACTGTTCACGGATTTTCAAATTTTGCTTAATTTTATAATCTTTCGGTGTAATTTTTATATATTTTTAAGTGTTTAATTACAATTTTTTCAAGTAATAATGGTTTTCGCTTATACTAATTTATATTAGCGATACTCAAAAATTGAGAAAACTAAAAACCCGTGAACGCTCACCCTATAAAATAATAAATTAAAATTTTCTATTGATAATAAAAATGGGGTATTGCTAACTAAAAGCGGATATCGTCATTGCGAGGAGCGAAGCGACGTAGCAATCTAGAAAAAATAATAAAAAAATTCTGATTTACAGAATTTTTAACTGGATTGCTTCGTCAATTACTGCATAATTTCCTCGCAATGACGTTAATTTATTAACTAATCTATCTAATGCCAAAAATGGTGCCAATGTGGGGATTTGAACCCCAGACCTACGCATTACGAATGCGCCGCTCTACCAGCTGAGCTACATCGGCAAGGCTGAGATATGTCATTCCTGCGAAAGCAGGAATCTAAGTAAGCATATAAGAAACTATGTAATTTTTATCCAATTATTAAGGTTGTTTTACTGGATTCCTGCTTTCGCAGGAATGACATAGAACTATGCGACAATGTTTACAATCAGCATTTTTATAAATGCGTTGAAAATCTTAAATGGAAATGCTGCGTATCGTCATATTTCTTCTTCTTAACCGGGAAACCCCAATCCATTCTGATCGGTGCAAAACGTGTTACCCAAATAAAGCCGAAACCAACGGAAGCTCTAAGCGATTTATCGTTATAAAAACCGTTTGGAGTTTGATATTGTTTCTTATTTAAACCTACTCCCCAGACACTTCCTAAATCCATAAAGACTGCACCTGTTAAATTAAACTCTTCAGGTACAGGAGTTGGGAAATTAAGCTCTGTTGAGAATGTATAATATCTCTCACCGCCAAGTCCTTCATTAGTGACCTTTTCGCGAGGTCCTACACCACCGCTTGCAAAGCCTCTTAAACTATAATCACCTAAATTAAAGCGATCAGAAATTCTAATAATTTTTCCTCCAAGCCCTGCAATA of Rickettsia tillamookensis contains these proteins:
- the gatC gene encoding Asp-tRNA(Asn)/Glu-tRNA(Gln) amidotransferase subunit GatC, with the protein product MITKEEAQKIAKLARLKFEEDTVEKFSTQLSTIMNMIDILNEIDCKDIEPLTSVSNMNARMREDAVTSSDLSNKLFDNVSGNSAQLAKEVKYFITPKVVE
- the frr gene encoding ribosome recycling factor, with the protein product MDTETLKKNLQEKMDKALKVLDHELKGLRTGRASVNLLDSVTVEAYGSKMPLSQVASLSTPDARTINVQVWDKSMVSSVEKGITVANLGLTPATDGQLIRLPIPALTEERRKELVKLAHKYGEDTKISLRNIRRDGNEELKKLEKDNIIAKDEHHNLSEQVQKLTDDYSSKVDLSIKQKEQEIMTV
- the pyrH gene encoding UMP kinase, whose translation is MISDVNALKYKKVLLKVSGEALMGDKQFGHEYEVIKKIAGNIKEVIDLGVEVAIVVGGGNIYRGINAALVGMDRASADYIGMLATVINALTLQNVMESLNIYTRVLSAIPMMSVCEPYIRRKAKRHMEKKHVVIFAGGTGNPFCTTDSAAVLRAIEMNCDILLKATQVDGVYDSDPKKNPDAKKYFTISYKDVITNNLQVMDTAAIAVARENKLPIRVFSIKEQGNFARVIQDKGEYTTIEE
- a CDS encoding monovalent cation/H+ antiporter subunit E, coding for MLMLTKIKFILYFPWLLLEIWKSAFSVIKIIWQRKIEIEPVFEWIDAEGLEEIGEVIYSNSITLTPGTVTLDINNNMLLVHALTKSSITDLQRGRMIKKIKQILKTT
- a CDS encoding DHA2 family efflux MFS transporter permease subunit; the encoded protein is MSNDNLQPPALSKKQLFAFFGMVVGMFMSVLDIQIVASSLSVIAAGLAASSDELSWVQTSYLIAEVIIIPITGFLARLLSTRISYFIAALGFTVMSVLCSLATNIESMIIFRALQGFFGGAMIPTVFSTVFIIFPASQRPTVTILIGLVVTVAPTLGPTLGGYITEILSWHFMFLLNVIPGIFVCTVVFLYGDFDKPNYKLLKNFDFLGILLMALTLGLLQYVLEEGNKKGWLEDNLILFLSIAVALGFVLLIIRELTFINPILDLKTFLYKDFTFGCLYSFVMGIGLYGAVYILPLFLFTIAGYDTLQIGATMMVTGGAQFLSAPLAGRMLGLGVDLRLMLIIGLGGFALGCHLNSFLTPDSKFAAFVLPQFVRGLSLMFCFIPTNNIALGNMPKERVGNASGLYNLTRNLGGAVGLAVISTILTNDTKIFMQYLSENISSTSIMALEQLDSYTELLSGKVLNPEKASYLLLANKLNNDAFVIAINNIFNMIGLLFVFIMLLIPFTSNIKLTGNVNAH
- a CDS encoding DUF2674 domain-containing protein, which produces MQNPVQKVISFSEHKSDIERIKKSIEEGWAIVKLVPNKDRFIGLLEKISHAEDETIYIPPRKKIIVN